From one Thunnus maccoyii chromosome 6, fThuMac1.1, whole genome shotgun sequence genomic stretch:
- the nlrc3l gene encoding protein NLRC3, with protein sequence MDPDTEVESIFRQGNEEEGEEEDEKKKWKRPPSSYGSMKSDSEEMEEEEEEYEEDDVAEACPSPVATAQPDITDHEGTGLQLTRPDSPETLYTMTTLQTKPPGAVVIDTRSSDLEGNSDDDEEDADEVIVCDSPEPPEPIEPDDAGQNDLQPGILHPEQDLPHIFKSIQNKLTGLTREELYKFKMWFYQWEPGITLQQVMEGDILDFVDRIIETLGQDRALLHTISTLENVSKQAEASELRNQCKRALSRFHLKQYLIRKHQVIREGVVRAGKQNLLDNIYIEPQISTCGYGGVEPSHEFRSQLPTPIQVPSADTFVGVNNLFRLKKADGQPVRTVVTTGIAGIGMTVSVGKVALDWAELRANRDLQFIIKLSFRTFWHLRSKNCETFMSIMEVIEYYHPECKDMKYLDQEDCKFLIIMDSFDCYQATLDWENAPVINDNHTQAHPDVLIVNIIRGTVLRGARVWILGRRAAVTQIPSKFIDAVTEIQGFSDEMKDEYLTKRFSDKNLAAKIVAHYKHLPTLRMLARQPFVCWMMATVFERCFRYQDYGVRPPRLTTFYVNITIVQMNRRLQFYYGKGDHDLKWSSEDKAQLTKMGKMAFKMLERNTSVFYEDDVKEYGLKLTEVTVLSGMCTELSTATSDGRKMYCFVHFTFQEFMAALYVFTMFRTEGKNILESGLHMPKIFTSKDQTKSAAGLVHCALERTFAAQLGEYDMFLRFLCGLLSPECHDEQLGGYLYRHNAPKVGGLDEVQRLLEKTIQSAPGNRVENLKECLREMTQEDE encoded by the exons ATGGATCCGGATACTGAAGTGGAAAG CATCTTTAGACAGGGGAATGAAGAagaaggggaggaagaggatgagaagaaaaagtggAAGAGACCGCCCTCCAGCTATGGTTCAATGAAGAGTGACAgtgaagagatggaggaagaggaggaggaatatGAAGAAGACGACGTTGCTGAAGCCTGCCCTTCTCCTGTTGCCACAGCACAACCCGACATAACTGATCATGAGGGGACAGG ATTGCAACTGACTCGCCCAGACTCTCCAGAAACCCTGTACACCATGACCACGCTGCAGACCAAACCACCGGGAGCTGTTGTCATTGACACCAG gTCTTCTGATCTGGAGGGTAATTCAGACGACGATGAAGAGGATGCAGATGAAGTTATAGTATGTGACTCTCCAGAACCACCTGAGCCTATTGAACCAGACGATGCAGGACAGAATGATTTGCAGCCAGGCATACTACACCCAGAGCAGGACCTACCCCATATATTCAAG tCCATCCAGAATAAGCTGACAGGCCTCACAAGGGAAGAGCTATACAAATTTAAGATGTGGTTTTACCAGTGGGAGCCAGGCATAACCCTGCAACAAGTGATGGAGGGAGACATTCTTGATTTTGTGGACAGGATCATAGAGACCCTTG GTCAGGATCGTGCCCTGTTACATACAATAAGTACATTAGAAAATGTCAGCAAGCAAGCGGAGGCAAGCGAACTACGGAATCAGTGCAAGAGAG CATTGTCCCGGTTTCACCTGAAGCAGTATTTGATCAGAAAACATCAAGTCATCCGTGAGGGTGTCGTTCGAGCCGGAAAGCAGAACCTTCTGGACAACATCTACATTGAGCCCCAGATTTCCACCTGCGGCTATGGAGGAGTTGAACCGTCCCATGAGTTCCGATCCCAGCTTCCCACACCTATCCAGGTCCCCAGTGCCGACACCTTTGTTGGTGTGAACAATCTGTTCCGACTGAAGAAGGCAGACGGTCAGCCGGTGAGGACAGTGGTGACCACAGGGATTGCAGGAATTGGCATGACTGTCTCTGTGGGGAAGGTCGCGCTGGACTGGGCAGAACTGCGTGCCAACAGG GATCTGCAGTTCATCATCAAACTTTCATTCCGCACTTTTTGGCATCTGCGAAGCAAAAACTGCGAAACCTTTATGTCCATCATGGAAGTGATAGAATATTATCATCCTGAGTGCAAAGACATGAAATACCTGGATCAAGAAGACTGTAAATTCCTCATCATAATGGACTCATTCGATTGTTACCAAGCTACTCTGGACTGGGAG AATGCTCCGGTGATAAATGACAATCACACCCAAGCACATCCTGACGTCTTGATTGTGAATATCATCCGCGGCACTGTGCTTCGTGGTGCCCGTGTCTGGATCCTGGGCCGACGGGCAGCTGTCACACAAATACCATCAAAATTCATAGATGCCGTCACAGAAATACAGGGCTTtag TGACGAGATGAAAGATGAATACCTGACTAAGCGCTTTTCCGATAAAAATCTGGCGGCAAAAATCGTGGCACATTATAAGCACCTACCGACACTCAGAATGCTTGCTCGCCAACCCTTTGTCTGCTGGATGATGGCCACTGTGTTTGAGCGCTGCTTCCGTTATCAGGACTACGGGGTACGTCCCCCCAGACTGACGACGTTCTATGTCAACATCACCATCGTCCAGATGAATCGCAGGCTGCAGTTCTACTATGGAAAGGGGGACCATGACCTG aaatGGTCCAGTGAAGACAAGGCCCAGCTGACAAAGATGGGGAAGATGGCCTTCAAGATGCTGGAGAGGAATACCAGCGTGTTCTATGAAGATGATGTGAAAGAGTACGGCCTGAAGCTGACAGAGGTGACGGTGTTGTCTGGCATGTGTACTGAGCTCTCCACTGCAACCTCAGACGGCAGGAAGATGTACTGCTTTGTACACTTCACCTTTCAG GAGTTTATGGCTGCTCTGTACGTCTTCACAATGTTCCGCACGGAGGGTAAGAACATTCTGGAGTCTGGGTTGCACATGCCCAAGATCTTCACCTCTAAGGATCAGACCAAATCAGCAGCAGGGCTGGTCCATTGTGCCTTGGAGCGAACCTTCGCTGCCCAGCTGGGAGAATACGACATGTTCCTGCGCTTCCTGTGTGGCTTGCTTTCCCCAGAATGCCACGACGAACAGCTGGGTGGGTACCTCTACCGCCACAATGCCCCGAAGGTGGGCGGACTTGATGAGGTGCAGCGGCTCCTGGAGAAGACAATACAGAGTGCTCCAGGAAACCGAGTGGAAAACTTAAAGGAGTGCCTTAGAGAAATGACCCAAGAGGATGAGTGA